aacctaagtgtatgtaaacttccgacttcaactgtaaatagtccgggtggccagttgattaaatgttcagcagtcttatggcttgggggtagaagctgttatggagcctttggtcctagacttggtgctccggtaccgctcgccgtgcggtagcagagagaacagtctatgacttgggtgactggagtctatgacaatttttggggcattcctctgacaccgcctggtatataggtccttcatgtcaggaagcttggtcccagtgatatactgggccgtacgcacgaccctctgtagcgccttatggtcagatgccgagcagttgccataccaggcggtgatgcaaccggtcaggatgttctcgatggtgcagctgtagaactttctgaggatctggggacccatgccaaatcatttcagtctcctgggggggaataggtgttgtcgtgccctcttcacggctgtcttggtgtgtttggaccatggtagctcgttggtgatgtggacaccaaggaacttgaaactctcgacccgctccacaacagccccgttgatgttaatgggggcctgttcggcccaacACGATCTGCTCTTTTGTCTTGcgcacattgagggagaggttgttgtcctggcaccacactgccaggtctctgacctcctccctataggctgtctcatcgttgtcggtaatcaggcctaccactgttgtgtcgtcagcaaacttaatgatggtgttggagtcgtgtttggccacgcagtcgtgggtgaacagggagtacaggaggggactaggtgggaaagggcagtgtggagtgcaattgagattgcgtcatctatggatctgttggggcggtatgcaaattggagtgggtctacgatatccgggatgatgctgttgatgtgagccatgaccagcctttcaaagcacttcatggttaccgacgtgagtgctacagggcggtaataatttaggcaggttaccttcgcttccttgggcacagagactatggtgctgcttgaaacatgtaggcattacaaactcggtcagggagaggttgaaaatgtcagtgaagaaacttgccagttggtccgcgcatgcgctgagtacatgtcctggtaatcggtctggccccgcggctttgtgactgttgacctgtttaaaggtcttgctgaCATCGGCTACTAAGGgagttatcacacagtcgtccggaacagctggtgctctcctgcatgcttcagtgttgcttgcctcgaagcgagcataaaagacaTTTAGATCGTCTGGTacgctcgcgtcactgggcaggtcgcagctggatttgcctttgtagtccgtaatagttttcaagtcctgccacatctgacgagcgtcagagtcggtgtagtaggattcaatcttaatcctgtattgactctttgcctgtttgatggttcgtagcgggatttcttataagcgtccgaattagtgtcccactccttgaaagcggcagctctagcctttagctcgatgcagatgttgcctgtaatccatggcttctggttgggatatgtacgtacgggcACGGTTGGgcgacgtcgtcaatgcacttattgatgaagccgatgactgaggtggtatactcctcaatgccattggatgaagcacggaacatattccagtctgtgctagcaaaactgtcctgtagcatagcatctgcgtcatctgaccacttccgtgttGAGCAAGtccctggtacttcctgctttagtttttgcttgtaaacaggaatcaggaggatagaattgtggtcagatttgccaaatggagagtaagggagagctttgtatgtgtctctgtgtgtggagtaaaggtggtctagagttcttttccctctggttgcacatgtgacatgctggtagaaattaggtaaaacggatttaagtttgcctacattaaagtccccagccagtAGGAGTGCTGCTTCTGGATGAGTATTTTCTTGTtagcttatggccttatacagctggttgagtgcagTCATAGTGCCAGTATCGGTTTGTGGTGATAAATAGACGGTTAAAAAacatatagatgagaactctcttggtagatagtgtggtctacagcttatcataaggtactctacctcaggcgagcaataccttgagacttctttgatattagacattgcgcaccagctgctattgacaaatagacacacaccccagcccctcgtcttaccagacgtagcttctctgtcctgccgatgcatggaaaatcccaccagctctatattatctgtgtcgtcgttcagccacaactcagtgaaacataagatattacagtttgtaatgtcccgttggtaggatagtcttgatcttATATCATCCGTTTTGTTTTCCTATGATTGCACGTTAGCCAATTGAACGGATGGTAGTGGAGGTTTACTCActcaaattctcagaaggcaaaCCGACCTCCGCCtcctttttctctgtcttttcttcacgcaaatgacgggaaTTTGGGCCCGTTCCCAAGAAAGCAGTACATCCTtcgcgtcggactcgttaaagaaaaaatctttgtccagttcgaggtgagtaatcacttttctgatgtccagaagttattttcggtcataagagacggtagcagcaacattatgtacaaaataagtttaaaaaaacaaGTTACAATTCATGCGAGAAAatgaacaaaatagcacagttggttaggagcccgtaaaacggcagccatcccctccggcgccaatCAAGCACAGCTACACCTCTTTTAGGAGAGTCGAAAGACACAGGGAGATTCGAAAGACACAGGCAGATTCGAATGACACAGGGAGATTCGAAAGACACAGGGAGATTCGAAAGACACAGTGAGATtcgaaagacacagagagattcGAATGACACAGGGAGATTCGAAAGACACAGGGAGATCCGAAAGACACAGGGAGATTCGAAAGACACAGGAAGATTCGAATGACATACTTGAGACAGATATCAGGGGGTTGTGGGAGCTGTTTAGTAAGACATTATCGGTCATTGTCTTCTGCTGAAAAAAACATGGCTTTCCTttctctgccatatcgtggattgaGTTACCTATCTAACAGAACACAGTGGGAGTTATTTAATGGAAGCCCCTCTATCATAAACCAGATAGAGTTTGGTATACGTCTAGATAGCTGTCTTTTGACCTACCACCAGTAttgagtaaagcctgtgtgtctatgtatgttgatgactcaacattatacacatcagctaccacagcaagtgaaatTACTGCAACACTGAAccaagagctgcagtcagttctAGAATGGGTGGCAAGTAATAAGCTAATCCTAAATATATCAAAAACTAAAAGCTTTGTATTTGTGACCAAACATTAGCCTAAACCtaatattgtaatgaataatgtggcaattgagcaagttgaggatctgcttggtgtaaccctagattgtaaactgacaTGGTCACAACATATTGATGCAacggtagctaagatggggaaagGTCTGTCCGTGATAAAGCATTGGTCTGATTTCTTGACATCACAATCAACAAAACAAGTCCTACAGGCCTTAGTTTTTATCACAGATTAACTACTGCACAGTTATATAGTCAATGCCACAAATAAGAACATAGGCtaattgactgcatcactacttgtctttgtgagaggtattgccATGTTGAAAGTAGCTAATACACCGCTCTGACACCCATACattccccacaagacatgccaccaggggtctcttcacagtcccaaagtccagaacagactatgggaaacgcacagtactacatatagccatgactacatggaactctcttccACATCAAGTAGCTCAAGCAAGCAGTAAaatcccacatacacacacacacaaactctaaaacacactctacacacaaacacacattttaaTGTTGAGGTATTGTGTATTTTATATTGTACATTTGTATTAAGatagtaataatgtaataatatattgtatgatgtactgttttattgaAGAAGTAGGCTGTTGGTGTGTTTTGTTGTAAGGTAATTGATTTAATCCTGTGTTGACCCTAGGAAGAgtatggggatcctaataactACTAAATATCAGCATAGCTCGATCGCCTCTGAAGATGAAATATACAGTAACATAGTCTAATATAACTGTGTAGGAGTATAGCGTTTGACTCAGTGGGCTACTGTAATTTACCTTGAACCATACAGTGTGTGTGGGCAGAGAGGATAGAGCGTTGCATGTGACCATCAGCTCCTCTCCCTGGGCCATGACATGGGTGTCTTTGGGAATCAACACAGCCGGGTCCAGATCTATGGACACACAACATCCAATGTTATGAACACTGCTACACTGCTATATATACAGTAGGCCAATGTTAGTAACCAGATCGAAAGGCCAATGGTATACATTGTTCACATTCAGTTTCACATTCGCGACCCACAGTTTGAGGACCAgtgcactacattacactacatttcACTACTACTGCAATAAttaggccaggagtttttccggAGCCAGGGAATAATTCCTGGTACTACTAATAAGACCACAAAAAGGGCCCTAAGTTTTTCCCGGTCATGTCACAACTCCTGGTGCTACTAACAATGACTAAcgtcccagaaatgtccgggaagtACAGGACAGTTGCACCAGAGTAATGTCTCACTCACAGTCGACGAAGAGCTCTGTTTGCCCTAGGGTTTCCTCGTACGTGTCCAGGTCCAGTGCTGTACACGTGATGTTGCCGTTGCTTTGCCGCGTCACGTCTTTCAGGACCAATACGTTCGGCTCAGATTTCAGCTCCTCCTAAAGAGAGACAGTGGCATTTATAACATACATCAACAGTGTTGTGTATGAACAAAgacatgcacccccccccccccccccccccccacttacaGTAAACACATGCATAAATGTATATGGTTCTGTTTATAGTTGGAGACACAGGAcacattttatttaacatttttataTGGGACTAGGAGATAGGCAAGGGTTTCTTACCATATTGTGCATGAATGTAAAGGGTGGTTGAGGATTCCCGTTGGCACGGCAATGAACCTCAACTGTGTCTCCTTCTTTGACACGCCCCTTTGGTGACTCCACCCACACATCAAGAGAAGTGGTTGGATCTGAAGAGATTTTACATCCATTTGATTGAACTCCTTAATTTTTCCAGGCAAGTCAACAAGATTCTAATTCTCGTTGACAAATATGACCTGGAAAGTGGCAAGTATGGCCACGTAAAGTACAGGACAAGAGAAACTAGACAGAAACACGTGGCGACAGCACAAACAGTCAGAAAATAAAAACGTTGCACTGTAGCATAGTTACTTGTATTTATGATTCATGCTTCTCGTTGAGACTGAACACGATTTGAGATGGCACTGTACATAGTTTTCTACTGTCTCCATATGAGGGGGGACACATTAAGAGGGTGCACAGTAGACTCACAGTAGACAGTAATGTTGATCTTGTTGGTTTCAGTCATCTTGGTTCCACCAGGGACGAGGTAGCTGACTTCGCAGTAGAAGAACGAATCCTTGTCTTCCTTGACCACGTTCAGGTGAAGGTCACTCTGGACAGTGTACAGACCACTGGACTCCTTGGTGACCAGGGTCACCACACTGACCTCTGTGAGACATGCAGCACATATGGAAAACAGAGAACATGAGTTACTGTAGAAGTGTAGCTGCTTGCACATGTTGATGTGTGTTGATGTGGAATTGACAGCTGTTATTATCAACTCTGTTTCACATAGCGTAGATACTAATGTGTCTATGGACACCGTGGTCCAAGCCTTAGTAGTACTCACCGCCTGGCGTGTTCTGCAGTGAGCTCTGGTCACGGTACCAAGTGATGTTGGGCCTGGGGTAGCCGTTCCTAGCCTCACAGCTCCCCATCTGTGGAGAAAAATGACGTTACACGGTCAGTGTAAACCCTTTTCTCCTGAAAACCATGTGCTCGATTTCGGGGATAAAAAGctcaatgttttttttgttttttttacaataaAACCGGCATACTTTGCATTTCGCTAAATGTCAGTGTTACAAGCCCTCAAAAGTTACAAGCCCTTACCTTATCCCCATGCTATAACCTGAAGTCCTCCCTGTCAATCACTAACAATgtggtttttgtttgtttgtttttaccttTGATGGGTTCTCATTGCTGACAGAGATCCCAGATTCCTCCCCTGTGATGATTGGACGATCAGGTGACGCTAGAGGAACAATGGATGACATCAAATAGAGAGCAGTAGCTAGAATACTGAAGCTTTATAAGCATGCcacatgctttttagtccaggactaggctaaaTCTGGGTCCAGGAAACTGGCCCTAGGAATGGGTGCATCACACTCTTACCGAACACCCTGAGCATAGTGCGTCCCTCTTCGCTACCGACTGACATCTCGTTGACCTGGCAGATGAACTCTAGCTCATCCTCCAGCTTCACGTCCCTGATGGTCAGCACCACCTCGCTGCTATTCCCCATCCCGTTCACACTGATCTTGTCTGTGAACTGCCCGCCCCGGTCGACTACCTGCATGGTGCTGTTTCCGTAGTAGATCCTCAAGCGGACATTGGTCTTTGTGATCTACGATCCAAGTCGAAGATCATTGTCAAAGTCAATTGGAAAACAGGGCAGAGACAGAGGGATGAATCCTTGAGATCCATGGGTGTAAAGTAAATATTTGTGCCCATGTAAATCTCCCATTTACATCAATGTTAGCTGATGTATAAATGTACAGATGTAGGTTAGGAATCAGCCCAGAGAGCTAAGAGAGCATGTGTTCATTTGTGAAACATGGATCTGAGATGGAAGGGATATGTTAGCCTGGTTGTCAGATCTGTTGGTCCTTTAGCCAGCTGCTAACAGAGTTAGCTAAAGCACTAACAGATTTTGCAACCAGGctaatgtgcgtgtgtgtgcgcgtgtgtccatgttcatgtgtttgtgtgtgggactACTCACCATGTACCACTGGATAATGACGTTGTCGGGGCTGTCTGAGACCGTGAACATGCATGTGATCTGGGCCGTGTCCCCCAGAAACACCTCCACTCTGTCCTCCATGTTCACCTGCACCGTGGCCCAGGCTGctgtagagacacagagaaacaagCCACATGTTTGAGATCATTTACAGCAGGCAGAGTGTGCAGAATCAGTCACGTTTAAAGACCCTTTTCACGATGATGTGACAGTTTGTATTTCTGTACCAACattaaagatggaatccgcagtagGGGGAAACAGCACCGATGGCCGCCCCACCACCGTCTTCTATCAATGGACAAACGGTGtttgttgtttgcagtaacttctttgttgttgcaATATCACACACGGACATTGCTATTTcaccattaacacacacacacacacacacacacacacacacacacacacacacacacacacacacacacacacacacacacacacacacacacacacacacacacacacacacacatacacacacacacacacacacacatacacagacaaccattgcacaatcacacacacatctgcCTGGCCTGAAAAAAAGCAACAAAAAGCTCATGATGGTCAAAGAAAAAAGAAGCAATGACAGGAATTCTGGAAGCCCACCCATGTCCATATTAATGTTCTGCATTCCAGTGTGTCACCGTTTAGGAGGGAAGAAAGACTCAATTTACAAACAGCATAGTGAGCCAGTGTTCGGCTCTCTCACAGAGGAATGAGTGGTTTTTCCCTCCAAGCGTGTCTAGGACGACACACAGGCCAGAAGGGCCATTGTGCACTTTACACACAATATGAAAGCAGACTCCTTCCTATAGCCTCTAGGTTGGCAATGACCCCCTGCTGTGCCTATAGACTTTTCTGCCCAGATCCAGCGTTAATTAGCCACTTTCAGTAGCATGCTGTGAGTTAAGAGTTAAGAAAGGTGGCAACTCAATCACGTGTggtttgttgatgtggacaccgtgtgtgtgtgtgggggggggggggggggggggggggacagtgtgTCATTGGATGCATGGTCTacgtacatgtactgtatgtacgtatgtactgtatgtactgtatgtacgtgTGCATGTCTTCCTTTTCACTTGAACAAGTGAGACCGTTCACACGGAGGGCACATTAATACTCACTGAGCACGTTTGACCTCAACAACACAGTGACAGCCAGGTTATTATCTCTCCGCCATGTCATGCACCAGCAGTAAacccacatcacacacacaccagaggctAATGGAGGAAGAAGGATGTTGTCTTATTACAGTGATTCAATTAGGTATCCCCACAAAAAACATTTCCTGTGCATTAGCAACGTAACAACAGGCCAATGCTGACTCACTCTGAACAGGCTTGTGTGTgtccagtgcttgacttggactgaaataggtgctggTACTCATTTTATATTAAGGCGCGGGGGGGGCAACACATTGGCCTCCGTATTTACAAgatctacagtaccattcaaaagtttggacactcctactcattccagggtttttatttattttatttatctacactgtagaataattgtgaagacatcaaaactatgaaataacacatatggaatcatgtagtaacctaaaaaacgtgttaatcaaatcaaaatatatttgatatttgagattcttcaaagtagccaccctttgccttgacagctttgcacactcttggaattctctcaaccagcttcatgaggtagtcagctggaatgcatttcaattaacagctgtgccttgataaaagttaatttgtggaatttctttccttcttaatgcgtttgagccaatcagttgtgttgtgacaaggtcgaggtggtatacagaatatcgccctatttggtaaaagaccatgtccatattatgtcaagaacagctaaaaaaaaagcaaagagaaatgacagtccatcattactttaagacatgaaggtcagtcaatgcggaaaatgtcaagaactttgaaagtttcttcaagtgcagtagcaaaaaccaccaagcactatgattaaactggctctcatgaagaacgccacaggaaaggaggacccagagttacctccgctacaggggataagttcattagagttaccagcctcagaaattgcagcccaaataaaagcttcacagagttcaagtaacagacacatctcaacatcaactgttcagaggagactgtgtgaatcaggccttcatggtcgaattgctgcaaagaaaccactcctAAAGGACACAAACAAGCAGAAGAGacgtgcttgggccaagaaacacgagcaatggacctcagaccggtggaaatctgtcctttggtctgatgagtccaaatttgagatttttgatctccgcatgtgtggttcccaccctgaagcatggaggaggaagtgtgatggtgtgggcgtgctttgctggtgacactgtctgtgatttatttatcattcaggcacacttaaccagcatggctaccatagcattctgcagcgatacgccatcccatttggtttgcgcttattgggactatcatttgtttttcaacaggacaatgacccaacacacctccagtgtaagggttatttgactaagaaggagaatgatggagtgctgtatcagatgacctggcctccacaatcacccgacctcaacccaattgagatggtttgggatgatttggaccacagagtgaaagaaaagcagccaacaagtgctcagcatatgtgggaactccttcaagacttttggaaaagcattccaggtgaagctggttgaaagaatgcaaaaagtgtgcaaagctgtcatcaaggctaagggtggctactttgaagaatcccaatataaaaaatatttagatttgcttaacatttttttggttactacatatgttttatttcataattttgatgtcttcactattattctacaatgtagaaaatagtaaaaaataaagaaaaacccttgaatgagtaggtgttgccAAACCTTTGCCTGGTACTGTATAACGAGTTATTGATGGTCGGGAGGCCAGAATGTGAGAGGAGCTGTGCCCCTTGTTCACACTGTGCACAAGTGAGGTGAGTACCTTCACGTGCAGAAGAGATACGTTCAAACATTATGTAGCCCTCATTAAGGCTTTATGAATGCAGCCTACTTACTGTAAGGTGTTACCAAGACCTTTCTCCCATGGTATTAGGCATTATCTTACCTAACATTGAATATAATTACCACATGGTACAGTATTATTTTGCAAATAAACAAAATGCTTGATACCAGCAGTTGAAAACATCCTTTCATCATTATGACATGAAATGCTTTGCATGTTTTTTAAATGCGATTACCTAGTAGACTAGACTGGACACATTAAGAATGTCTTAAAAAAGGTTTCAGTGAAAAAAACGGGGCTTCAAACACAGCATTGTTCACTGCAGTCAGTCTTTAGCTGGAGGCAGTGCATACCTAAGAATCAACCACCTTGAACATCATAATTGAGTCTAATTACGACAAACGAGTCTTCAGACACGTCTGGAGCGGGCTGACAACTCGGATCATTTCTAGGTGTTGACATGCTCTCTGACAGAAGACGAGAGATTAAAAGAGTTGTCATTACGGTGCATTAGCAATGGAGTCACTGTTGATAGTTCAAGTGAGGAACCGGAAGTGTTCCAGCTGTCCATGTGAGATCATGTGAGATCAGTGGGCTTGCCAACAAAGCGTGGCATAATTACACCAGGTAACAGAAACAAGCATTTTCAGGTTAACTCTTCATTATTGTTACTGCTTTCAAAGACATGTAAAGGCGGAGCCCTCTTTTTCAGGCCATATTATATCAAATATTTTGCATATCTGCACACCGGACTTTGATGTATTTGTAGACGTAACTCCTGCCTGCAAACacctagtgctgagcgattatcTGAAATGTAGGTTATTtctcggtttttaaacaactagTTGATGACAtaagttcaattatttgaattccagtTGGCTCGGGTTTTTTCTGTAACCGCAATGCGCACATCgtacagtttctctagagataaatcacaTCCAAACATAGTccggagttgtagtttccaacatgccaatattctacatagtttagcgcatAAAACGTggcaattaactacaatgaccataatcaatTGCGCATCATTTGTcggtctgtgtatatatattttttgggtgtgattttgtcagacagcataggcatcagctctatagagatgagatgatgacttggaatgaaacaATAGTCATCAAACCTAagaatccccagtttacaattggctcattcatccccctcctctcccctgtaactattccccaggtcgttgctgtaaatgagaacgtgttctcagtcaacttacctggtaaaataacggataattaaaataaaacataaaacaaagatacacaacaactgaaatgTTTAATAAAGTAAAGTGAATAAATGAGGGTTAATAAGTAATAAGCAGTAATGGgtagtcactaccatcatgggacttgtattcattgttgtattatttgttgtgCGTTTAATGTGTACACCATGACAAtgttcccctctttctctctctctctctctggcccagcTGAACCCAATCGGCCCACCAGCTGCtctacacatacacactcaaacacacacgaaagcacacacacacacgaaagcaCCCACATACGCATATGCAAGCACCCACACATCCCCACAAACAATACGCACGCACGCTCGTGCGCACGGTCATGTCCGAATACCCATTCTAGCGTACTACGTACAAACGGCATACTCATTTCGGCGTTCACTCGTCTTTTCCAAGTCAcgtgtttgacaacagctgataattgACGCGCTGTACTTAAATGAACTATGGCGGGAGTCAACGCAATCACGCACTAGATCATGCATTCGGAGTAATATTTTCGAGATTTCACATACTATAAagctttctttttttttcttcccctAACCTGCAAGTGCAAAAAAGCAGAAGCCACAGACAGGTTGATGAGACACAGCACTGGCTTTTCAAAGCCTGGAATGTGTTTGACTCAAAGGTatgcatggagagacagccctacccgcctccctccctctgtctgtctgtctagctagcCTGGCTTTAGGGGAGCAGGTATGGGGCACTCACACCACCTCTTATCTCTTCATATACTGTATCTCCCCATCTAATCCGCTTCAAGGTCTCACCTTTCAACTAGCATTGGACCTTGACAGGATATCTGGGTTTCAACCACACTAGCCAAAGACCTGCATTGTTAATTACATACCATCAGAGTCTCAGCAGTCATCTTTGGGATTCAATTCATGTTGCCACTGAGGTTAATGCTGATTTTAAATCAATTATTATGGAGGATGTCCTTGTGATTTCCTAACTGAGAGACCTGTCATCTGACAAGACTGCTCATCCCTATCATCTGTCTTGGGGGGCCATTGGAGTGGTACAAATCCCTGTGAGGAGGGGGGTGTGGCGGTGGATTCAGATCTGCGCTGATgtggccgatgtgaaatggctagctagttagcggtggtgcgcgctaatagtgtgtcaatcggtgacgtcactcgccctgagacctagaagtagttgttccccttgctctgcaaggtccgcggcttttgtggcgcgaagggtaacgatgcttcatgaGTGActggttgatgtgtgcagagggtccctggttcgcgcccgggtccgggcgagagggacggaagctatactgttacactgagaCTCCCCAAACAACCACCCTCCATCCCTAAATAAAGCTTCACCTTACCAATCGAACGTGAAACATTCAACTTAAGCAAGTTTATGCTCTGGGGGCCCGTGAACTTGACCTGAAGACATGATTCCACCA
The sequence above is drawn from the Salvelinus fontinalis isolate EN_2023a chromosome 24, ASM2944872v1, whole genome shotgun sequence genome and encodes:
- the LOC129821804 gene encoding cell surface glycoprotein MUC18-like isoform X4, which gives rise to MALRMKASMFVGLFLLSLAWKAAWATVQVNMEDRVEVFLGDTAQITCMFTVSDSPDNVIIQWYMITKTNVRLRIYYGNSTMQVVDRGGQFTDKISVNGMGNSSEVVLTIRDVKLEDELEFICQVNEMSVGSEEGRTMLRVFASPDRPIITGEESGISVSNENPSKMGSCEARNGYPRPNITWYRDQSSLQNTPGEVSVVTLVTKESSGLYTVQSDLHLNVVKEDKDSFFYCEVSYLVPGGTKMTETNKINITVYYPTTSLDVWVESPKGRVKEGDTVEVHCRANGNPQPPFTFMHNMEELKSEPNVLVLKDVTRQSNGNITCTALDLDTYEETLGQTELFVDYLDPAVLIPKDTHVMAQGEELMVTCNALSSLPTHTVWFKKGKKVAEGHTLTLKDAVFDMAGTYMCVVKVPSVEGLETTGSLRVFVQGRPEIKKSADPVQEVSPEKTQKLSCHARGYPTPVITWSSSDKSQVLKLSQRETEDEVLSVVSVKVTSDITAYCNASNKHGTVSVSFSLKAIVQTTSSALSTTEGSGVVIAVIIICILLLAILGSVLYFLYKKGKLPCGRSGKQDLTKPNKGGIVVEMKSDNTEEAVLLSVNGDKKPPSDQGDKYMYVQK
- the LOC129821804 gene encoding cell surface glycoprotein MUC18-like isoform X2, with amino-acid sequence MALRMKASMFVGLFLLSLAWKAWATVQVNMEDRVEVFLGDTAQITCMFTVSDSPDNVIIQWYMITKTNVRLRIYYGNSTMQVVDRGGQFTDKISVNGMGNSSEVVLTIRDVKLEDELEFICQVNEMSVGSEEGRTMLRVFASPDRPIITGEESGISVSNENPSKMGSCEARNGYPRPNITWYRDQSSLQNTPGEVSVVTLVTKESSGLYTVQSDLHLNVVKEDKDSFFYCEVSYLVPGGTKMTETNKINITVYYPTTSLDVWVESPKGRVKEGDTVEVHCRANGNPQPPFTFMHNMEELKSEPNVLVLKDVTRQSNGNITCTALDLDTYEETLGQTELFVDYLDPAVLIPKDTHVMAQGEELMVTCNALSSLPTHTVWFKKGKKVAEGHTLTLKDAVFDMAGTYMCVVKVPSVEGLETTGSLRVFVQGRPEIKKSADPVQEVSPEKTQKLSCHARGYPTPVITWSSSDKSQVLKLSQRETEDEVLSVVSVKVTSDITAYCNASNKHGTVSVSFSLKAIVQTTSSALSTTVTTPLVPVTVVAPVTVTTVTPVTPPKRVKKEGSGVVIAVIIICILLLAILGSVLYFLYKKGKLPCGRSGKQDLTKPNKGGIVVEMKSDNTEEAVLLSVNGDKKPPSDQGDKYMYVQK
- the LOC129821804 gene encoding cell surface glycoprotein MUC18-like isoform X1 yields the protein MALRMKASMFVGLFLLSLAWKAAWATVQVNMEDRVEVFLGDTAQITCMFTVSDSPDNVIIQWYMITKTNVRLRIYYGNSTMQVVDRGGQFTDKISVNGMGNSSEVVLTIRDVKLEDELEFICQVNEMSVGSEEGRTMLRVFASPDRPIITGEESGISVSNENPSKMGSCEARNGYPRPNITWYRDQSSLQNTPGEVSVVTLVTKESSGLYTVQSDLHLNVVKEDKDSFFYCEVSYLVPGGTKMTETNKINITVYYPTTSLDVWVESPKGRVKEGDTVEVHCRANGNPQPPFTFMHNMEELKSEPNVLVLKDVTRQSNGNITCTALDLDTYEETLGQTELFVDYLDPAVLIPKDTHVMAQGEELMVTCNALSSLPTHTVWFKKGKKVAEGHTLTLKDAVFDMAGTYMCVVKVPSVEGLETTGSLRVFVQGRPEIKKSADPVQEVSPEKTQKLSCHARGYPTPVITWSSSDKSQVLKLSQRETEDEVLSVVSVKVTSDITAYCNASNKHGTVSVSFSLKAIVQTTSSALSTTVTTPLVPVTVVAPVTVTTVTPVTPPKRVKKEGSGVVIAVIIICILLLAILGSVLYFLYKKGKLPCGRSGKQDLTKPNKGGIVVEMKSDNTEEAVLLSVNGDKKPPSDQGDKYMYVQK
- the LOC129821804 gene encoding cell surface glycoprotein MUC18-like isoform X3 produces the protein MALRMKASMFVGLFLLSLAWKAAWATVQVNMEDRVEVFLGDTAQITCMFTVSDSPDNVIIQWYMITKTNVRLRIYYGNSTMQVVDRGGQFTDKISVNGMGNSSEVVLTIRDVKLEDELEFICQVNEMSVGSEEGRTMLRVFASPDRPIITGEESGISVSNENPSKMGSCEARNGYPRPNITWYRDQSSLQNTPGEVSVVTLVTKESSGLYTVQSDLHLNVVKEDKDSFFYCEVSYLVPGGTKMTETNKINITVYYPTTSLDVWVESPKGRVKEGDTVEVHCRANGNPQPPFTFMHNMEELKSEPNVLVLKDVTRQSNGNITCTALDLDTYEETLGQTELFVDYLDPAVLIPKDTHVMAQGEELMVTCNALSSLPTHTVWFKKGKKVAEGHTLTLKDAVFDMAGTYMCVVKVPSVEGLETTGSLRVFVQGRPEIKKSADPVQEVSPEKTQKLSCHARGYPTPVITWSSSDKSQVLKLSQRETEDEVLSVVSVKVTSDITAYCNASNKHGTVSVSFSLKAIVQTTSSALSTTVTTPLVPVTVVAPVTVTTVTPVTPPKRVKKEGSGVVIAVIIICILLLAILGSVLYFLYKKGKLPCGRSGKQDLTKPNKGGIVVEMKSDNTEEAVLLSVNGDKKPPSDQ